Part of the Acipenser ruthenus chromosome 37, fAciRut3.2 maternal haplotype, whole genome shotgun sequence genome is shown below.
GACAGGGCTGTGGTGGAGCTGGGCAAACTCACCCCAGTGGCACGGAGCACCCCGAGTGCTGGGAAGAAGATTCAGACGCTcgcttgttttaaatgtattcggTGTGCAGTAGTGACCGTGCTGGTGTTTCTGAGTGGGGCTGTTGGTAGGGGTGGAAGGGTGCACTGACGTCATGATACCATGTGCATCGCGATACATGGGATTTAATAATGGACTGTGTTGTTGCAAGGCAAAAAATAAATGACTTGCGTATTCATACCAACTTCAGAACACTGCATTCATCTTCAAGAGCCACTTCGCTGAACCTCACTGGGGTGCATTGTGCTTGTGGCCTTGACTCAACGATGCGATGCATCTTGTTAAAGATGGGTTAGGAGTCTGTGTggttcatctctctctctctctctctcaggaggcGGGGGTAATGATGTGCAGTGGTGCTTCTCTCAGGTGAAGGGGGCCATCGACGATGACGTTGCTGAAGGTAAGCAGACAGACTCCCTTCCTAAATCTCTATAGATTCAGTAGACTGTCGCTCATCACAGTCCTATAGTCCGAGCCCGTGCTGCTCTGACCCTGAAATGAATGCAGAGAGCTTAATGGCTGTGACATGTTGTTTAGCAAGAGTAAGGTTCTTAAAGCAGACACGCTGAGAATCTGGAAGCTGAAGGTACATTATTGATGATGCAGCAGCTTGTGCAGACTGTACAGTACTGCAAGCCAGCGTCAATACAAACCTGACCGGCATCAGGAGGGACTTTGTAGAAAGTGATTTTGATTGGGTTTGTCACATTAAAGGCCGACGCAAACATAAGAAAGCAACAAGgaagaaaaaaagttaaactgtttttaaaatccctttCCAAGACCCTGAGAGGggcttccagtggaaacgttagccactGAATCTCTGAAGTTTCTTCCAGTGTGTGTGACGTTAATAGGTGTGGGTGCTCCCTGTGGGGGAGGGGAAGCTGCTCCTTCTCAACTTCACATTCGTTCCTGCGCAAGGCTGCACCTCTTCACTCTGGTTTCCATGGTTACTGCACAGCAGGTAGATTGAAAACACTGGTGGGTGTGGAAGTATTCTCCCTGCCCCAAGCGGTTTCAGTGCCTGTGTTTGCACAAGAGCAAGGGGGGGCTGCTGGGAGCTGTTTGAGTCTCACTTTGGCCCATTCCAGGATCGGAGGTATCGTTGCACAGCGCTGTCTGCTGAATATCCGAGCGGAGTTAAACCTGCCCTGAGCACTGCAGTTTAAATAAACCTGGACCAATTTGTTTTCCGTACGCCTTTTAACTGCTGTGCGGTGTGTTCAGTTTAAATGGTGTTTCAAGAGACGTTTGTTTGCAGAATCGTTGCTTCTGTGATCTCTTGTTCCGTTGTGCACGCTCTCTAAACCGATCAGGGGCAGCGTTCTACCTGCAGCTCAGAGAAAAGCAAGTTAAACAGCTTCTTGAGCCGCTGAACCCCACTGcatgagcactgtgctgttcctcCCCCTGCAAGCAGGTTCTCAATGCATTTAACCCAGGCTGTGGGGTACTGGTGCTTTTAAACATGCAGAGTTGAAACTATTTCCCAAAGACCTGAAGATGACTGTGTCCAGACAGCTAGCGTCCTTCACTGGGTTGGAGTTGACACGTTCGTTCCTACGCGATTCCTTCAGTCTCTCGTATCTTGTGAAACAATGGTATCTATTGATCGATGGAAGGGTGTAATAACTAATTATCGCTCCTCTAGTGAATTGCAGAGGCCCCCTGGGCTGTGGTTCCCTCCCCCTGAGTGGGAGCCGGGTGAAGTGGAGCTCTCTCCAGCagctctgtctgtttgtgtgacTCCTCTGCCTGCAGTGTCTTCGTGAGCGGCCCTGGATAGAGAGCTGATTGTGTAGGAGGTGgggtctcctctctctgtctctccaggaGAGATGTGTGCCAATGGGGTTGGCTAGGCTGCAGTTAACAGGAGCTCCCTTAATCCTCTGTTGTGGGTCTTATTGTCAGATATTTATCTCTCATGGGAGCACTGTGAGATGATGGGTAACAAAGGAAGGAATGGAGAGTGTGGGAGTTGTAGTGACAAGAGTTGGCAATactctctggttttactatgagtttaataaggttGTTACCTATACTGTGGAAAtggtgcagtaggagtcttatctccatcccTGCAAAGCTGTGTCTGTTGTATATTTTTTCAGACGGAATAAAAATTCGCccccattttaaaacaaagtcctcCATTTGGCGTTGTGTGCAGGCACAGCATATCCTGGAAGTGTGCTCAGTGCAAGTCCTTGCCCGTTCTCTCTGTGTTTTGTGTCTGTCTCGCACACCCGCACCCTGGCTCTCTCACTGACTCACCCAGCGCTCCCTCCCCCCCCCTGCAGTGACATCACTGCTGAAGGACGGAGGAGTGGCGAGGAGCTGCACCAgggcagagggagagggagggggcacAGAGGCACTTATTTGATTTGGGGTGGGTCATGTCCCCAGGAGAAAGGTCAGGGTTGGGTGgcttattctctctctctctctctctctctctctctctctctctctctctctctctctctctctctctctctctctctctctctctctctctctctctctctctctctctctctctctctctctctctctgtctctgtctctgtctctgtctctgtctctgtctctgtctctctctctctctctctgtgtgaggATGGAGACAGGAACAGTTTGAGAAATGAGTCTAAAGTCCAGCTGCAGACAGTGAGCCTCTTTGCTGGTTTGAGGCTCTTAGGGGTGGGCGGGGGTTGTGAggcaggaccagggctgggaaaCGGAAGGGCAGGCCTCCCTCGCCATGAACAATCCTGTGGAATTGTTAGGAGCAGGAAAGGGCCAGGAGAGACTTCCTCTCTGAACTCAAGGAGACCCAGGACACAGCTTTCTGAGACAGCTGTCTTAATAAACTGGCTTTGAATATCCAATGCGTTGGACTGTGTCTCACTTCTGAAACTTTTACCTTCTAAACACTGCAATAAGAAATGATCAGCCAGCCTCCAGCATTCTCCATATGATAAATGGCTGAGGCTGAATTGGACAGACTGATGCAGTCTGGAGTGCTGCCGACTCCTCATTCACATCCACTGTGTGGCTTTAGTGgatagagctgagagactgggagggaggcagtgtggtcaagTGGATAGAGTGAAGGATTATGGGCAAGTGCTTACAGTATCCTCTCAAAGCTGGACCAGCAAGCCAGACTGAACAGGTAAAGTGAAACCATGAAAACGCTGCAGGTCCTGAATGGAGTTTTAATGAGCTTGCCCCCCCAGCTCTGAGCCTGTGAGAAGGAGATGCTGTGGGGGTTTCTCAGCCACTAACCCGGGCTCCTAACCCTGTGCCTGCGCCTGCTTTTGTTTTGCAGCTGATATTATTTCGACAGTGGAGTTCAATCACTCTGGAGAGCTGCTGGCGACGGGCGACAAGGGAGGCAGAGTCGTCATCTTCCAGCAGGAGCCAGAGGTGAGAAACGTGAACGTCCTGTCTGAGGCGCCGCGGGAGGCTGCTTCACCGGAGGGCTGTGTCGAAGTCTCTCTCATTGGCTTCAGTGAGACAGTCAGGGACGCGGGAGGCAGGCTCTCGTTCACTGCACTCCTCCTTCACCTCCTGCCTGGGAACAGTACTGTGCTGCGTGGGGAAGGGAGCTAATAAAACCAGAGAGAATCAGGGATCGAACGCCTGCAGGGttgacacagacactgagaaagaACTGCTTGTTGAATTTAATTTAGTATTTCCGAATTCAGAGCTATTTGAGTTTTAGTAGTTATGTGTGGTCAAATACTGGTTTTGATCATCAATtgatgtgtgttattattttgatatataatttttgttaaatgATGCAAAACTGACGTGAATTGCAAAGCTTCTCCATTGAATTAAAAGCTGCTGGGTGATGCCAGTAGTTTGGTCAGGGACTGCAGCAGACACTTTGAATTGCTGGCTTGCTTGCATGAATGCTGCTGAGCTGGTTTCAGTTCAGTTCCTGGTTTGCAAGCCTATGGTGATTTATTCTCATTGATCACTCGACTGAAATCGCTTGTCACTTTATAACGACCACATAGGAAGACAGCGGCAACGTAGACATccttttcatgaaaaaaaacaaaagaaacagtttGCACAGAGCGTCCTCAATCGCATGTTTATCCCACAGTACCGGAAAGGTTAAATATCTACGGCAATAAATCGGATTGGAGCCAAATGTGATGCGAAACGTCTATAAGATAAATTGCAAATCAACTGCAATAACGTCCCCCTTTTCAGTTGCTGTTTGTCCGGCTGCCTTTGAGACTGGTCTGTGGATATTAAACcccgcctgtctgtctgtctccgtTCAGAATAAGAGCCAGCCGCAGTGCCGAGGAGAGTACAACGTTTACAGCACCTTCCAGAGTCACGAGCCGGAGTTCGACTACCTGAAGAGCTTGGAGATCGAGGAGAAGATCAACAAGATCCGCTGGCTGCCCCAGAAGAATGCAGCGCAGTTCCTGTTGTCCACAAACGGTGAGTCTGCAGCAcggcagggaggggaggggatagGGCAGGGCTGACTCTGAGGGGAGGGGAtacagcagggcagggctgactctgaggggaggggatacagcagggcagggctgactctgaggggaggggatacagcagggcagggctgactcTGAGGGGAGGGAAtacagcagggcagggctgactctgaggggaggggatacagcagagcagggctgactctgaggggaggggatacagcagagcagggctgactctgaggggaggggatacagcagagcagggctgactctgaggggaggggatacagcagagcagggctgactctgaggggaggggatacagcagagcagggctgactctgaggggaggggatacagcagagcagggctgacTTTGAGGGGAGGGGATAGGGCAGGGCTGACTCTGAGGGGAGGGGATAGGGCAGGGCTGATTCGGAGGGTAGGGCACATGTTTTTCAACAGTTTTGCATTCTGAAGTACAGGCAGCACAGGAATGAAGGGTAATCCAATTTTATTATTTGCGTTCTTTTAAAAAGGGTGAAATAAGCAAAacctatacctttttttttttttttttccccaaacatgCAGTTCTGTTTCCGCATCCCAATTCCACTACTGCAGCAGAAATGTCATTATCATGGAGAATGATTGGCCCCGAGTAAGAGATTAATAGTTGGTCCGATGCCCCCCCGTCTCGGTCTCATTGAGGTTCTCTGATTGGTTGCTGTTTGGTAAATGGTGCTGACTGTCCCTTTCCTCGTTTTTGCTTCCTGGCTTCAGATAAAACTATAAAGCTGTGGAAGATCAGTGAACGAGACAAGAGACCAGAGGGGTACAACCTgaaagaggaggatgggaggtaCAGGGACCCCACCACAGTCACAACACTACGGGTAAGAGGGGACCCCCCCCAAACACCCCCGCACAGCGCTGCGGACAGGGGGACAAGGGCTTGGAATGAGGTGGCTGCAGTGTCCTCTCtaaccctcccctcctctctcaggtgcCGGTATTCCGGCCCATGGATCTCATGGTGGAAGCGAGTCCTCGCAGGGTGTTTGCGAACGCGCACACCTACCACATCAACTCCATCTCCGTCAACAGCGACTACGAGACCTACCTGTCTGCGGACGACCTGCGCGTCAACCTCTGGCACCTGGAGATCACTGACCGCAGCTTCAGTATCCGAGCCAGGCCTGGGGCTGTGCAGCTTCGGGGCTTCAAACCAGGCGCTCTCAAGCCAAGCTGTGATCTGCAAAGGCTGCCCAGGAAGGGTCTCTATTGTGAAACAGCATATAGATTTTGTGTAGTGATGTAGTAACAAGAATATTATACATAAATTCACATGTTCTTGTTTGCTGATAGTCCCCTTAGTTTTGGGCAGGGGGGTCCctattcaaaatgtgtttttaaaaggggTTGGCTGAGCTCTGTGAGTGGTCTggccagggagggagggagggaggggtggttGACCAGGCTTCCGGTAAAGAAATGGCTGTAGTCTGCTCGTTGTTGCTCCTTGACCTTTGCCCCCTCAGATATTGTCGATATCAAGCCGGCCAACATGGAGGAGCTGACGGAGGTGATCACGGCCGCAGAGTTCCACCCCAACCAGTGCAACACCTTCGTCTACAGCAGCAGCAAGGGCACCATCCGGCTGTGCGACATGAGAGCGTCGGCACTGTGCGACAAGCACTCCAAACGTGAGGACCGGGAGGGTGAGGGGTATAGAGTGAGGGGTCTGCACTGTGCGACAAGCACTCCAAACGTGAGGactgggagagggggggggggagtatagAGTGAGGGGTCCGCACTGTGTGACAGTCCCAGGATAGAGACTTGATTCCTGACTGCTCTTGTTTCTTCCCCCCCACCCCTCCTGGTCAGTGTTTGAGGAGCCAGAGGATCCCAGCAACAGGTCGTTCTTCTCTGAAATCATCTCCTCCATTTCGGACGTCAAGTTCAGTCACAACGGACGCTACATGATGACAAGGGACTACCTGTCTGTCAAGATCTGGGACCTGAACATGGAGTCTAGGCCGGTGGAGACCTACCAGGTAGGGTAGGGGCGGGGGGTGCATTCCTGGATCTCCTTGAGTATGTAGAAGAATGAATTTCTACAACACTCCCTGTGCATATGGTCATCTTGGGGCTCAGTGTTGCTTGGTCACCAGAAGGGGGAGCTGTAGAGCTGGCTTCTTGATTATGACTTCTGAGGGTGTTGCTTGACTGCTTCCCTGtacacctgggggggggggggggggggggactgggtAGCACACACTTTTACAGGGATCTAGGTTTTTCATGTTTTGAATTCAttcaaaattcaaacaaatattcTTTCGCTTGAATTGGCTGACcttgattttgtatttatatttaattggCAACGTTACAGTAAAGACTGACCCTGtgcttgctcgctctctctctctctctctctctctctctctctctctctctctctctctcaggttcaCGAGTACCTCAGGAGTAAGCTGTGTTCGCTGTATGAGAACGACTGTATTTTCGACAAGTTTGAGTGCTGCTGGAACGGgaatgacaggtaagagagacCTGCTCTTGGTCCAGTTATGTTGCATCTGATGATAAAATAACAGCATCTACTGCTCGAGTCATTGGACCAATTACTGTACACCTACCTGCgatcatttaaatactgaatacagTCAGGGTTAACGGCCGGCTCCTTTTTGAAGGCACCAATCACGTCCTCTCTAATTCTTTTTTGTTCCAGTCTAAACAGATTCACTTTCAGCTTATTTCACCGCTCGTTCCTTAAAGCTCTGGGATTATTcagacacacatgagcttgtcACCTGCACTGTTAGATCAGCATTAAAATCTGGACTGCAAGTGATTGAATTCCAGGAATAGGCGTTGTTGAAATATCTGCATGGAATAATGAGATGTGTGTGTGACAGGACGTGTGCGTCTGTCCTGTATTGTTAGCTTGGTGTAGTTGAAGTGAAGTCAGTCTTTTGAACAGAAGTGTTTAAATGGAGGGCAGCGCTTGGAATGTAAGTTGGGTGTTGAACAGTAATGCTCTGTGTCCGCAGCGTGGTGATGACCGGCTCCTACAACAACTTCTTCCGCATGTTCGACCGCGGGCAGAAGAAGGACGTGACCCTGGAGGCGTCGCGGGAGAGCAGCAAGCCGCGCGCAGTGCTGAAGCCGCGCAAGGTGTGTGGCGGGGGCAAGAGGAAGAAGGACGAGATCAGCGTGGACAGCCTGGACTTTAACAAGAAGATCCTGCACACCGCCTGGCACCCCCAGGAGAACATCATCGCGGTGGCCACTACCAACAACCTGTACATATTCCAGGACAAACTGAACTGACCTCCCgtccgagggggggggggggggggggtaataaagACCAACCCGGGGGAGAGGGGGGATACAACAGAGTGCCCACTTTCTGTATTGTCAGTCTAGCCGAACTGTAGCCtttgtgtgtggggaggggaggggaggggaggggatgggatggATGTTTCCATGCAGCTAGCTCTTGGTTTTTTCATTTTGTGCCATTTTTCATTtctgctcattttttttttttaatggttataaatattattttgacACGTGGATGTTGTTTTTGGGCCTCAACACGCCCCTCTCCCCTTTTGCTCGAACCCCTGTGCGACAGCCTCGCTCCTCACTCCCTCACCAGCCTCTATAGCTGGGGCAGAACCCAGTTTGCCAATACCTCCCCCCTCCTGCTCTCCGTTGCAAAGACACACGGTTCATTAATCTCATCCCAGCTGTACAAAAGGGggactttttttaaatgatataaaaaatTCTACAAATCTAACGGTCATTGTTTTCGTCCACTACTGTTAGCTGTAGATGAGGGGCAGGTGTTTCTTGTTCGGCTGGTTTAACTGATCTGAGCAGCGGCCAGAGAGACCAAGTAGCCGTGCATGCAGTGCTGCTGGATGGGCTGTTGATAACTGGTGTGTGTTTGGTGTCTGGCTGGACCTGTCCTGCACGACGGCACCCCTCTCCCCTCCACAGCAGGACAGCTTGACTGTTTCGACACTTCGCTGACCGCTGCCCAGCTCCGGACAGGTCCGCGGTCTGGCCTTCatggaggggaaaaaaataagtcAGTCCctcttatgatttttttttttttttacctcttcaAGCCAAACTTAAAattattaaacaataataataatattaataataaactgtactttacaaaaacaagtaaatcttttttttttataaaaaccaagtgtttttatttgtgtgtgcttCAGTGTCGTGCTGTGCCCTGGTCTGTCTCTCTCACTGGGAGAGAGCTGCGCTGGCCGCTGTGTTTCTATAGTGAGGAGCCTGCGCTGTCGGGACGTTGTGCAAACCACTGGCACTTTACTAAATTCTCAAGGACGTACCTGAACAAGCTAGCATGAGAAATGGCTCTTTAACTAAAAAATCTACTTCCAATGCCTGCTCTGCATGGACTAAAGCTGTTTCCACTGCCAGGGTCCCTGTTCTGAGCTGCCTTCCCTCCCTCCTAATGTGGTAAAGCcctgctgttccagtgactgccctcccctccctctgcacgcaggCTCATTCACGTCTCAATGTGGAGAATgggaaagcactgtgctgttccagtgactgccctcccctccctctgcacgcaggCTCATTCACGTCTCAATGTGGAGAATgggaaagcactgtgctgttccagtgactcccctcccctccctctgctcGCAGGCTCATTTCAGGTCtgtaatactgtacctaaaaaaagaaaaagtttagaGTTATTGTACATGGAGAGTACAATAAGCACAACCATGCCTCAAAATCTATCTCTTATTAGCAGGAGCCTGTTCAACCCGTTCCCACAGGAAGGCGCTCGCTCGCGCTACTGCGCCGTCATGCAGGATGCAGGTTTTTTGTTTATCTGGGCATCCTTTTCAGAACGTGTGAACTGGTTTGGAGGCGATTAAGATTATTTTCacacttttgtttttttgatcGGTTTTAATAAACGTTTAGCTATACTGTCTTTCGAGAGCTTGGTCCCTGTGCGCGGGTCTAGATATTTACTTGCCGTTCAAAAACCTCACAACCGAGACACGTGAGTATAGGCAACgaactgcttttgtttttttttgtacactagctttaaatttaaataaaaatcacGTGCCCTGGTACCACACCGTTCGTTTCAATAGGGGTTTGAATTCTCTATACTGTATAATCTGATGTTATTTCTGCTAATCTCTGTTAATCAGATGGCGTCATTGCATTTCAATTTCCGCCACAATCCCACAGTGTGTTTCGTGTGACAGTTTCTACCTTCTTTCTGCCTCATAAAACAAGAACATACCGGGGGCGGGGTCTTAAAATATGACGACACCGGGGGAGGGGTTCTTAAAATATGACGTCACCGGGGGCGGGGCGCGCCCGCTCGCTCCACAGTCTTCACCGCGCTCGCTCACAGACAACATGTCGGCGGCCGCTCAACAAAACAACAACGAAGAGCCCGGGCTGAACGGTAAGAACAGACGGCGTCTCCCCTGTCTGCTGACTACGGGAATCGATCAGTGAggcttacaaataataataaagaactggATGAAAGTCTTGTGGAACCGGGTTGGGAAACAGAAAGAAGAAATAAACacggtgttgttgttgtttgatcTGATTAAACGGGCGTGGTGAGAGCCTCTGTTTGTGATCGGCGTGCTCGCTAACCAATCACAGGGCTAGGGAGGAGGAGTTGCTTGTGCGTCATGATTAATTGGCAGGGGTTTGCTCCAATTGGGGATCTTAGAAATGGGTGGTAAGCGTACCCTGTCTCGTGGGGGCGGGGTTTGTTCTGTCAACATCAGAGAAGGGGGCGGGCAGTAAATGGCTGGgtgatatttttcttgtattAAATATGATTAAGTCTATGCTAGATACTACACTAATAATATATTAGTATTGAGTAATGCCGGTCGAAGCTGGGTCTGTCAGTACTCAAGCCGTTATAATTCTGACGTGCGCTTAGATTTAGCTAGTCAATATAAATAATATGTCGTTGACGAAGCTTTGTTGTGGTCCGAAGTTGAAAGAATACCCAGCGTTAggaaagtgctttaaaaaaataaaacaacacgaTCCTCTCTCCCCAGCCCGGACGCTGTTTTAACTACACTGCGTGGTACTCCTCTGAGCGACCAGCTGCTGTACATAGCTGATATAAATAATGGTGTAAATGTGATGGAAAAGTAAACTCATAAGCCGAGGGAACAGGAAGCCGCTTTCAGGAGGCTGGGGTTCAGGAGGCTGGGGTTCAGGAGGCTGGGGTCCAGGAGGCTGGGGTTCAGGcccctgcacggcacaccaggggagatttgggggtttgatacagcaaagtttcCTCAGTCAAACGATCTcccggaaccaggtttcaaacctCAACTTAATCCTTACTGTCCAGCACTGAGACAGTGAAAACGCAGCGAGTAGTGAGCACTGGCTGGGGGGATGCTTATCTGTGTCTGTATTGTAAAACTGCAGGTGTCTTCCAGGGCAAAGGTGCCGCTCGCAATGGCAGCTGCCCTGCGTTTACATTGCAGTTCAAACGAGGGCATTGATTACACAGTACAGTATCACT
Proteins encoded:
- the LOC117966416 gene encoding serine/threonine-protein phosphatase 2A 55 kDa regulatory subunit B alpha isoform: MAGGGGNDVQWCFSQVKGAIDDDVAEADIISTVEFNHSGELLATGDKGGRVVIFQQEPENKSQPQCRGEYNVYSTFQSHEPEFDYLKSLEIEEKINKIRWLPQKNAAQFLLSTNDKTIKLWKISERDKRPEGYNLKEEDGRYRDPTTVTTLRVPVFRPMDLMVEASPRRVFANAHTYHINSISVNSDYETYLSADDLRVNLWHLEITDRSFNIVDIKPANMEELTEVITAAEFHPNQCNTFVYSSSKGTIRLCDMRASALCDKHSKLFEEPEDPSNRSFFSEIISSISDVKFSHNGRYMMTRDYLSVKIWDLNMESRPVETYQVHEYLRSKLCSLYENDCIFDKFECCWNGNDSVVMTGSYNNFFRMFDRGQKKDVTLEASRESSKPRAVLKPRKVCGGGKRKKDEISVDSLDFNKKILHTAWHPQENIIAVATTNNLYIFQDKLN